A stretch of the Mesorhizobium huakuii genome encodes the following:
- a CDS encoding DsbA family protein, with the protein MNRPPFGKSLSRRNVLSSLAAIPAVALLAACSDSGEQAKAADVKPADPAAPAKPATPAAAQVPESQGNVDMAELLKPGALPDKQLGKDDAKVTIVEYASMTCPHCAHFAATTFPDLKKKYIDTGKARYILREFPFDPSAEAGFMLARCAKDNYFPMVDVLFAQQANWVGVSNTKDALLQISKLAGFTQESFEACLTDQKLLDDVRSVQKRGANEFKVDSTPTFFINGKTYKGAMSIEEMSAIIDPLL; encoded by the coding sequence ATGAACCGTCCTCCGTTCGGCAAAAGTCTGTCTCGCAGAAACGTCCTGTCTTCGCTGGCCGCCATTCCGGCGGTGGCCCTGCTCGCCGCCTGCAGCGACTCCGGCGAACAGGCCAAGGCGGCGGATGTGAAGCCCGCCGATCCGGCCGCTCCCGCGAAGCCTGCCACGCCGGCTGCCGCTCAGGTTCCCGAGTCTCAGGGCAACGTCGACATGGCTGAACTGCTGAAGCCGGGCGCGCTGCCTGACAAGCAGCTCGGCAAGGATGACGCCAAGGTCACCATTGTCGAATACGCCTCGATGACCTGTCCGCACTGCGCGCATTTCGCCGCAACCACCTTCCCGGACCTGAAGAAGAAGTATATCGACACCGGCAAGGCGCGCTACATCCTGCGCGAATTCCCGTTCGATCCGAGCGCGGAAGCCGGTTTCATGCTGGCGCGCTGCGCCAAGGATAACTATTTCCCGATGGTGGACGTGCTGTTTGCCCAGCAGGCGAACTGGGTTGGCGTGTCGAACACCAAGGATGCGCTGCTGCAAATCTCGAAGCTCGCCGGTTTTACACAGGAGTCCTTCGAAGCCTGCTTGACGGACCAGAAACTTCTGGACGATGTGAGATCGGTCCAGAAGCGCGGCGCCAATGAATTCAAGGTCGACTCGACACCGACCTTCTTCATCAACGGTAAGACCTACAAAGGGGCGATGTCGATTGAGGAAATGTCGGCCATCATCGACCCTCTGCTCTGA
- a CDS encoding HAD family hydrolase, translating to MPQPDLVIFDCDGVLVDSEIIAARVEAELITLAGYEISAEEVAETYAGLTFKDILMRIEEKSKIPFQASLIDRAEELVDRKLRSDVRAIEGVREAVASVTAQLCICSNSRSERIEFMLEKVHLLPFFAGRIFSALEIPSKKTKPAPDVFLLAAEKLGANPVNTFVIEDSVHGVTGARAAGMRVIGFTGASHSYPGHADALTEAGAETVIRRWAELKSVIAALSEWSADA from the coding sequence ATGCCCCAGCCAGACCTTGTCATCTTCGATTGCGACGGCGTGCTCGTCGATTCCGAAATCATCGCCGCGCGGGTCGAGGCTGAGCTGATAACGTTGGCCGGATATGAAATCTCCGCCGAGGAGGTTGCCGAGACCTATGCCGGCCTGACGTTCAAGGACATCCTGATGCGGATCGAGGAGAAGTCCAAAATCCCGTTCCAGGCGTCGCTGATCGACCGCGCCGAAGAGCTCGTCGACCGCAAACTGCGCAGCGATGTGCGTGCCATAGAAGGCGTGCGCGAGGCGGTCGCCTCGGTCACCGCGCAACTCTGCATCTGCTCCAACTCACGCTCGGAGCGGATAGAATTCATGCTGGAGAAAGTGCATCTGCTGCCGTTCTTCGCCGGCCGCATCTTCTCGGCGCTGGAGATACCGAGCAAAAAGACCAAGCCGGCGCCGGACGTGTTCCTGCTCGCGGCGGAAAAACTCGGCGCGAACCCGGTGAACACTTTCGTCATCGAGGATTCCGTGCACGGCGTCACCGGCGCCAGGGCGGCCGGCATGCGGGTGATCGGCTTCACCGGCGCCAGCCACAGCTATCCCGGCCATGCCGACGCGCTGACCGAAGCCGGTGCCGAGACGGTGATCCGCCGCTGGGCCGAGCTGAAAAGCGTGATCGCGGCGCTCTCGGAATGGTCGGCCGACGCCTGA
- a CDS encoding site-specific DNA-methyltransferase has product MSAVRLLDDLSHAPQQSEWLDTILKGDCVAALDRLPEKSVDVIFADPPYNLQLDGDLHRPDQSKVDAVDDHWDQFENFEAYDAFTRAWLLAARRVLKPNGTIWVIGSYHNIFRVGAKMQDLGFWILNDVVWRKTNPMPNFRGRRFQNAHETMIWASRDQKGKGYTFNYEALKASNDDIQMRSDWLFPICTGGERLKNDNGDKLHPTQKPEALLARIMMASTKPGDIVLDPFFGSGTTGAVAKRLGRHFVGIEREQAYIDAANERIDSVRPLEDADLTVLTGKRAEPRVAFVSLIDTGLVTPGATLYDAKKRWAAKVRADGTVAIGESAGSIHKIGAEVQGLDACNGWTFWHYERSGGLTPIDELRRIARLGMERAGG; this is encoded by the coding sequence ATGTCTGCCGTGCGTCTTCTCGACGACCTTTCCCATGCTCCCCAGCAATCCGAATGGCTGGACACGATCCTCAAGGGCGACTGCGTTGCGGCCCTCGACCGCCTGCCGGAAAAGTCGGTCGACGTCATCTTCGCCGATCCACCCTATAATCTGCAGCTCGACGGCGATCTGCACCGACCTGACCAGTCCAAGGTCGACGCGGTCGACGATCACTGGGACCAGTTCGAAAATTTTGAGGCCTACGACGCCTTCACCCGCGCCTGGCTTTTGGCGGCGCGCCGTGTGCTGAAGCCCAATGGCACAATCTGGGTCATCGGCTCCTATCACAACATCTTCCGGGTCGGCGCCAAGATGCAGGATCTGGGCTTCTGGATCCTCAACGACGTGGTCTGGCGCAAGACCAATCCGATGCCGAATTTCCGTGGCCGCCGTTTCCAGAACGCGCATGAGACGATGATCTGGGCGTCGCGTGACCAGAAGGGCAAGGGCTACACCTTCAATTATGAAGCGCTGAAGGCGTCCAACGATGACATCCAGATGCGCTCCGACTGGCTGTTCCCGATCTGCACCGGCGGCGAGCGGCTGAAGAACGACAATGGCGACAAATTGCATCCGACACAGAAGCCGGAGGCGCTGCTCGCCCGCATCATGATGGCCTCGACCAAGCCCGGCGACATCGTGCTCGATCCCTTCTTCGGCTCCGGCACGACGGGCGCCGTGGCCAAACGCCTCGGCCGCCATTTCGTCGGCATCGAGCGCGAGCAGGCCTACATCGACGCCGCCAACGAGCGTATCGATTCGGTGCGGCCGCTGGAAGATGCCGATTTGACGGTATTGACCGGCAAGCGCGCCGAGCCGCGCGTCGCCTTCGTCAGCCTGATCGACACCGGGTTGGTGACGCCTGGCGCCACGCTCTACGACGCCAAGAAGCGCTGGGCCGCCAAGGTGCGTGCCGACGGCACGGTTGCGATCGGCGAAAGCGCCGGCTCGATCCACAAGATCGGCGCCGAAGTGCAGGGACTGGACGCCTGCAATGGCTGGACCTTCTGGCACTATGAGCGCTCAGGCGGGCTCACCCCGATCGACGAACTGCGCCGCATTGCCCGGTTGGGCATGGAGCGGGCAGGGGGGTGA
- a CDS encoding HAD family hydrolase produces the protein MTEIRHIVFDIGKVLIHYDPNIPFSRLIPDAEERKWFFDNVCTHDWNIEQDRGRTWEEAEALLIADHPDHAENIRNFRRHWHEMVPHAYDDSVAIMLDLIESGHDVTMLTNFAADTLAEARQRFDFLSRPRGVTVSADIRQIKPDRAIYDHHVAAFGLEPSATLFIDDSQKNVDGARAAGWQSVLFTDARTLQADLERFGIKARSESLAAIR, from the coding sequence ATGACCGAGATCCGCCACATCGTTTTCGACATCGGCAAGGTGCTGATCCACTACGACCCGAATATCCCGTTCAGCCGCCTCATTCCCGATGCCGAAGAGAGAAAGTGGTTTTTCGACAATGTCTGCACGCATGACTGGAACATCGAGCAGGATCGCGGCCGGACCTGGGAAGAGGCGGAGGCGCTGCTGATCGCGGACCATCCCGATCACGCGGAAAATATCCGCAATTTCCGCCGCCACTGGCACGAAATGGTACCGCACGCCTATGATGACAGCGTCGCCATCATGCTCGACCTGATCGAGAGCGGCCACGATGTGACCATGCTGACCAACTTCGCCGCCGACACGCTTGCCGAAGCCAGGCAGCGTTTCGACTTTCTCAGCCGCCCGCGCGGCGTGACGGTCTCGGCCGATATCCGCCAGATCAAACCAGACCGCGCCATCTACGACCATCACGTCGCGGCGTTCGGCCTTGAGCCGTCAGCCACGCTGTTCATCGACGACAGCCAGAAGAATGTCGACGGCGCCCGAGCAGCGGGCTGGCAATCGGTGCTGTTCACCGATGCCAGGACGCTTCAAGCAGATCTTGAGCGCTTTGGAATCAAGGCGCGATCTGAATCGCTTGCGGCGATCCGCTGA
- a CDS encoding M16 family metallopeptidase, giving the protein MGVEVSRLSNGLTVATETLPSIESVALGAWVKSGARNERDEEHGMAHLLEHMAFKGTKRRTAFEIASEIEDVGGEINAATSVETTSYYARVLSDDVPLAVDILADILQESEFDPQELEREQHVILQEIGAAHDTPDDIVFDRFTETAFRHQTIGRSILGTPETVKSFTSKQLHDFIERQYGAERMVIVAAGDIKHDNFVREVEKQLGGFRSKADSTIPQYAQYVGGDFREDRDLMDAQIVLGFEGRAYHVRDFYASQVLSMILGGGMSSRLFQEVREKRGLCYSVYAFHWGFSDTGIFGVHAATGQSDIAELVPVIIDELQKAGENILQEELDRARAQYRAGLIMSAESPASRASQIARQLLLFGRPIAKEELMERLSALTVERLTDLSSRMFSTKPTLTAVGPVGTLAPYEAILDSLPGTQTTARRLAV; this is encoded by the coding sequence ATGGGTGTTGAGGTAAGCCGTCTGTCGAACGGCCTGACAGTCGCCACCGAAACCCTTCCAAGTATCGAATCGGTTGCCCTGGGGGCCTGGGTCAAGTCCGGCGCCCGCAATGAACGTGACGAAGAGCATGGCATGGCCCATCTGCTCGAGCACATGGCGTTCAAGGGTACGAAGCGGCGGACGGCCTTCGAAATCGCCTCGGAAATCGAGGATGTCGGCGGCGAGATCAACGCTGCCACCAGCGTCGAGACCACCTCCTACTACGCCAGGGTGCTCAGCGATGACGTACCGCTGGCAGTGGATATTCTCGCCGACATCCTGCAGGAGTCCGAATTCGACCCGCAGGAACTCGAGCGCGAGCAGCACGTCATCCTGCAGGAGATCGGCGCCGCGCACGATACGCCAGACGATATCGTCTTCGACCGTTTCACCGAGACGGCCTTTCGCCACCAGACCATCGGCCGCTCGATCCTGGGCACGCCGGAAACCGTCAAGTCCTTCACTTCCAAGCAATTGCACGATTTCATCGAACGCCAATATGGCGCCGAGCGGATGGTCATCGTCGCTGCCGGCGACATCAAGCACGACAATTTCGTGCGCGAAGTCGAGAAGCAGCTTGGCGGCTTCCGCAGCAAGGCTGACAGCACCATCCCGCAATATGCGCAATATGTCGGTGGCGATTTCCGCGAGGACCGCGACTTGATGGACGCGCAGATCGTGCTGGGCTTCGAGGGCCGCGCCTACCATGTTCGCGACTTCTACGCCTCGCAGGTGCTGTCGATGATCCTCGGTGGCGGCATGTCATCGCGCCTGTTCCAGGAAGTCCGCGAGAAGCGTGGCCTGTGTTACTCCGTCTATGCCTTCCACTGGGGCTTTTCCGACACCGGCATCTTCGGCGTCCATGCCGCGACCGGGCAGAGCGACATTGCCGAACTCGTGCCTGTCATTATCGACGAACTGCAGAAGGCCGGCGAGAACATCCTGCAGGAAGAACTCGACCGCGCGCGCGCCCAATATCGCGCCGGGCTGATCATGTCCGCCGAAAGCCCGGCCAGCCGCGCCTCGCAGATTGCAAGGCAACTGCTTTTGTTCGGCAGGCCGATCGCCAAGGAGGAATTGATGGAGCGCCTCTCGGCGCTGACGGTGGAGCGGCTGACCGACCTGTCATCGCGGATGTTCTCGACCAAGCCGACGCTTACCGCTGTCGGGCCCGTGGGTACGCTGGCACCATATGAGGCGATTCTCGATTCGCTTCCGGGCACGCAGACCACGGCCCGCAGGCTCGCCGTCTAA
- the thrC gene encoding threonine synthase, whose protein sequence is MQYVSTRGEAPALGFSDAVLAGLARDGGLYVPREWPQFSPSEIRAMRGLAYPDLAIRVLTPFLGGEIAAPVFERLVREAYATFRHEAVCPLVQTGSNTFVLELFHGPTLAFKDVAMQLLARLMDHVLAERGQHATIVGATSGDTGGAAIDAFAGRSRTDIFILFPHGRVSPVQQRQMTTSKAENVHALAIEGNFDDCQGLLKDMFNDHAFRDRVALSGVNSINWARIMAQIVYYFSSALSLGAPDRPVSFTVPTGNFGDIFAGYAAKKMGLPIERLVIATNDNDILARTFATGEYRTKGVFATTSPSMDIQVSSNFERLLFEASNRDAATVRRYMDGLKQSGAFTIEAREINGMRSEFDAGRATMDEVAATIRSTLAASNYLLDPHTAAAVHVAAGKAAGAVPMVVLGTAHPAKFPAAVEAASGVSPALPAWLGGLMTFEEKYTVLPSDLKMVEDYVSRRARAAR, encoded by the coding sequence ATGCAATATGTGAGTACGCGCGGGGAAGCACCCGCGCTTGGATTTTCCGATGCCGTGCTGGCGGGGCTGGCGCGCGATGGCGGGCTTTACGTGCCGCGCGAGTGGCCGCAGTTTTCGCCATCCGAGATCCGCGCCATGCGTGGCCTTGCCTATCCCGATCTCGCGATCCGCGTGCTGACGCCGTTCCTTGGCGGTGAAATCGCAGCGCCGGTCTTCGAACGCCTGGTGCGCGAAGCCTATGCCACCTTCCGCCACGAAGCCGTCTGCCCGCTGGTGCAGACCGGCTCCAACACCTTTGTCCTCGAACTCTTCCATGGGCCGACGCTGGCGTTCAAGGATGTGGCGATGCAGTTGCTCGCCCGGCTGATGGACCATGTGCTTGCCGAACGCGGCCAGCATGCCACCATCGTCGGTGCCACCTCGGGCGACACCGGCGGCGCGGCGATCGATGCCTTTGCCGGACGCAGCCGCACCGACATCTTCATCCTGTTCCCGCATGGCCGCGTTTCGCCGGTGCAGCAGCGGCAGATGACGACGTCGAAGGCCGAGAACGTCCATGCGCTGGCGATCGAAGGCAATTTCGACGACTGCCAGGGCCTGCTCAAGGACATGTTCAACGACCACGCCTTCCGCGACCGGGTGGCGCTGTCGGGGGTCAATTCGATCAACTGGGCCCGCATCATGGCCCAGATCGTCTATTATTTCTCCTCGGCCCTGTCGCTCGGCGCGCCGGACAGGCCGGTGTCCTTCACCGTGCCGACCGGCAATTTCGGCGATATCTTCGCCGGCTACGCCGCCAAGAAGATGGGCCTGCCGATCGAAAGGCTGGTCATCGCCACCAACGACAACGACATATTGGCGCGCACCTTCGCGACCGGCGAATACCGCACCAAGGGCGTCTTTGCGACCACCTCGCCGTCGATGGATATCCAGGTGTCATCGAATTTCGAACGCCTGCTGTTCGAGGCCTCGAACCGTGACGCTGCGACGGTGCGGCGCTACATGGACGGCCTGAAGCAGTCCGGCGCCTTCACCATAGAAGCCCGCGAAATCAATGGGATGCGGTCCGAATTCGACGCCGGCCGTGCCACCATGGACGAGGTCGCCGCCACCATCCGCTCGACGCTCGCGGCCAGCAACTACCTGCTCGATCCGCATACAGCCGCAGCCGTGCATGTCGCGGCGGGCAAGGCGGCAGGTGCTGTGCCCATGGTGGTGCTGGGCACCGCCCATCCGGCAAAATTCCCGGCCGCCGTCGAGGCCGCCAGCGGCGTCTCGCCTGCCCTGCCCGCATGGCTAGGGGGATTGATGACATTTGAGGAAAAATACACGGTACTTCCATCCGACCTGAAAATGGTGGAAGATTACGTCAGCCGCCGCGCGCGGGCGGCGCGTTAG
- a CDS encoding DUF721 domain-containing protein — protein MAGRTPYGNPVPVSDLATKILDPVLRKRAGMSIGLVQSWEEIAGPRLASRSRPEKIQWPRRLHEDDPFEPAVLVVACEGMAALHLQHETGEIINRVNAFLGFTAIGRIRIVQKPVTTDKGRPKPTFRPLTAAEQTKLSSTVELIEDDGLRASLERLGATILGERKSKTP, from the coding sequence ATGGCAGGGAGAACGCCCTACGGCAATCCCGTCCCGGTGAGCGATCTCGCCACCAAAATCCTCGATCCGGTGCTGCGCAAGCGGGCAGGCATGTCGATTGGTCTCGTTCAGTCCTGGGAAGAGATTGCCGGACCGCGGCTTGCCAGCCGCTCGCGGCCCGAAAAGATCCAGTGGCCGCGCCGCTTGCATGAGGACGATCCGTTCGAGCCGGCAGTGCTGGTTGTCGCTTGCGAGGGCATGGCGGCACTTCACCTGCAGCACGAGACCGGCGAGATCATCAACCGCGTCAACGCTTTCCTCGGCTTTACGGCAATAGGCCGCATCAGGATCGTGCAAAAACCGGTGACGACGGACAAAGGACGGCCTAAACCGACCTTCAGGCCTTTGACGGCGGCGGAGCAGACGAAATTGTCCAGCACGGTCGAACTGATCGAGGATGACGGACTGCGCGCCTCGCTGGAAAGGCTTGGCGCAACCATTTTGGGTGAAAGGAAGTCAAAAACCCCTTGA